Within the Zea mays cultivar B73 chromosome 10, Zm-B73-REFERENCE-NAM-5.0, whole genome shotgun sequence genome, the region GAAATTTGTTAAAACTTTATGAAAGGCTCTAAATTGAATTGCGCAACCAGGTTAACAACTAATAACTGCTACTGTTTGCGATGCAAACCTTGAGTTGGAGAAATGGCAAACATGCATAGATCTGATGAAAGTTGAGTTTAGCAGGCATATAATTTCCTTGTAGCTGCTATTCAAGATGGATAATTTGAACCTCCAGTCCTACCTACAAGGACCACTAGACTGTGTGATAGGGGGCCAAGGTCGCAGAGTCTGAACTGTTCCTTAAATTTTCCTCTGATGGTAACTGGGTCATTTTTCACAGATTTGGTTGATGTGCTATATTTAGTTGTTCAGTATGTTTCTTCAGAAGCATTTATTTGTTTTGCCTCGGCAGTGCAGCCAGTGCTAGAACAATAGTGCTATGGTTCTGCTATTTCAGTTCCATTTGTTTCCTGGTTAGTTGTTATCCTCCAGGCTCTGAACAATAGGGACATCTGAATTAATCAGATTCCAGGAAAAATCGTTGTGACTAGATCCGATATCTGTACCACTAAGGCCTACAAATGATTTGAATGCCACTGTCCAGAAAGCCAATCCGTTCACTGGCCAAGTAGACATGCCTTTCTATCAGAATTTTACCTCCGTTTTTTTAATCATTTTAGGAAGTAGGGCGATTGCTTTCTACCCCCGTGTCCGCGCACATATTCTATCCTATGCCGGTTTTGAACCCACCACATGGCTTTCTGATATGCTTTTATCTGAACTAGTAGTGGGAGTGACATGGATCTGCCTACTTTCAATTCAGAGGTGTTGTTTTATCTGCCTTTGTGTGTTCTTATTTTTTTGCATTCTTTACTACAAGGTCTGGAATGTTGCCGATGTCGAACCCTTCAGCTAATCCCACACAGCTTACAATTTTCTATGGTGGATCAGTATGTGTGTATGACTCGGTGCCACCAGAAAAGGTAAATATTATCTTCACGTCATTTACAGATATCTTGTCCTTTTGTACCATCTGTTAATACACATGCTAATACACTAATTTGGCATTGACAGGCTCAGGCAATCATGCTTATAGCTGCGGCTGCAGCAGCTGCGGCAGCCACCAAAGGCAGTGCTGCCACTGCTTTTAATCCTCCAATGGTACATACAGACACTGTCGCCCCAGCAGCAGTCTTCTCTCCTGTGCTTACACGGTCTCCATCACTGCAGAGCACTTCTGTAGCAGCTGGACAAGCTCAGGTTGTTGCTGACCCTAGCTCAATAAGCAAGCTTCAGGCTGGTAAGACCACTGCATCTCTGTGTAAAAATCCAGAAATGGAATACCTTTTCCAGTGTTGACATTGTCCAACACGTCTTTAAACTATCTTGATCTGTTGGCCAGATCTCCCCATTGCCAGGAGGCACTCTCTCCAGCGCTTCCTTGAGAAACGTCGTGACAGGTTAGCATGATAGATGATAGCAACAGGGCTCTGAAATTCTGAATCTTATTGTTAGGCCCCTTATTCTACAATCTACATGTTTAAAACTTTAGTTATAAACTGCTGTATGTGGTACCACACTAATTTTTTCCCCGACTATTGGCACCACAGTAGTCAACAGTATATTTTGTACCGTATTCTGTTTTTTGTCCTCCAGGCAgggtaaaaataaaataaaatttgctgtTATAGCATTTAAATGATTGC harbors:
- the LOC100383759 gene encoding Protein TIFY 3 isoform 2 (isoform 2 is encoded by transcript variant 2), with the protein product MDRLEERNIKKGEREMEEARKEEERKEEAGDRNTQEPQQGQGLSLSLANGSDSGRSGMLPMSNPSANPTQLTIFYGGSVCVYDSVPPEKAQAIMLIAAAAAAAAATKGSAATAFNPPMSTSVAAGQAQVVADPSSISKLQADLPIARRHSLQRFLEKRRDRVVSKAPYSPAKSFDGMESAGMEMTADGKQGARPSILKGWGAAKSEV
- the LOC100383759 gene encoding Protein TIFY 3 isoform 1 (isoform 1 is encoded by transcript variant 1), which codes for MDRLEERNIKKGEREMEEARKEEERKEEAGDRNTQEPQQGQGLSLSLANGSDSGRSGMLPMSNPSANPTQLTIFYGGSVCVYDSVPPEKAQAIMLIAAAAAAAAATKGSAATAFNPPMVHTDTVAPAAVFSPVLTRSPSLQSTSVAAGQAQVVADPSSISKLQADLPIARRHSLQRFLEKRRDRVVSKAPYSPAKSFDGMESAGMEMTADGKQGARPSILKGWGAAKSEV